The genome window GCACGGAAGTAGCACCGGGTGGGGTCGTCAAACTTTCTACTATTTACGCGAACAGTTCTCGCGTATTGGAGAAGGTGACGATGACGCTTCCCGCGATCAGGTTCGTGCGACCCCGCAAACTGCTTTCCGCCTTGGCGGTGTCCGCGCTCGCCGCGGCGACGATGGCCGCGACGGCCGCCGGCGGTGCCGCCGACGCTCCTCCGCCCCGCGCCGACGTGCCGGTGGACGCCACCATCGAGGTCGGGGCCGGTGAGGTCTTCGACGGCAACAACGACCGCTACTTCGGGGTGGGCGACCTCGGCGACGGCGGCCAGGGCGAGGACCAGCCCGCGATGTTCGAGCTGGCCGACGGCGCCACGCTCTCCGACGTGGTGATCGGCGCACCCGCCGCCGACGGGGTGCACTGCCTGGGTGCCTGCACCCTGCGCAACGTGGTCTGGGAGGACGTCGGCGAGGACGCGGCCACCTTCAAGGGCGAGGACGCGGGCGCGACGATGACGATCGAAGGCGGCAGCGCGGCCCGCGCCGAGGACAAGGTGTTCCAGCACAACGGCGCGGGCACGGTGATCATCCGGAACTTCGCGGTCTCCGGCTTCGGCAAGCTGTACCGGGCCTGTGGGAACTGCGGCAACAACCCGCAGGAGCGGCACGTCCGGCTGGAGAACGTCACCGCGACCGCTCCGGGCGGCAGCCTCGCCGGCATCAACGTCAACTACGGCGACACCGCGACGTTCAGCGGTATCACCGTGGCAGGCGACCGTGAGATGGAGATCTGCGGCTGGTACGAAGGTGTCACCGACGGCGAACCCGACCACGTCGGCAGCGGGCCGAGCGACCAGTGCAAGTACGACCCGGACGACATCAGGTACGAGTGAGTGATCGCCGGCGCGCAACACTTCAGGCCGCGAGTTCCCGTTCGATCCAGCGGCAGATGACGTCGACGACGTAGGTCTGCTCTTCCCTGGTCAGCTCGCGTCCCTTCGGGACGTCGTGCCAGCGTTGCAGGCACGTACGGCAGCAGGTCGCCGTCGCGTGCTGTGCGACGAACACCGGATGACCCCGGTAGGGCGTTTGCTTCCCGTCTTTGTACGGCGCCGCGGGCGCCAGCCGCTTGAAGATCAACTCCCGCGCGTGCAGGCGCAACGTGCGCATGTCGCGCAGCTCGGCGGTCGCCCGTTCCCGCCCGCGCAGGTGGAACTTCGCCCGGAACGGGTGCCGGGCGATCACGTCGATCCGGTCGTCGATGTCGTCCATCGGGTTCCCACCGCCCTTGTCGGGTGCTCAGGCACTCCCGATTGTCGGACTGCCGGCCGCCGGCGCCAGACGTTCGTCGCGCATTGCCCCGGGCCACGGTGACCGGTCAGCGGCGGGCTTCCCGTTCGGCGAGCGCCCAAGGGAAGGCGGTGGCGCTGGAGCGGGCGCCTTGGGCGGCGCGGGACCGGTTGGGTTCGCCGAGCTCGTCGAGCAGCTCGCCGGACAGCTCGACGAGCCGTGCGAAGGCGGCGGGTGTGAGCCAGTCCGGGCGCAGGGCGAAGAGGAGGTCCTCGGTGGCCGCGTTGCCGCCGGCGCCCGGCGCGAACGGACAGCCCCCGAGGCCGCCGAGCGCGCCGTCGACCTCGTCTGCCCCGGCCGCGGCGGCGGCCAGCGAGTTGGCGGTGCCGAGGCCCCACGTGTCGTGTCCGT of Saccharopolyspora erythraea contains these proteins:
- a CDS encoding pectate lyase yields the protein MTLPAIRFVRPRKLLSALAVSALAAATMAATAAGGAADAPPPRADVPVDATIEVGAGEVFDGNNDRYFGVGDLGDGGQGEDQPAMFELADGATLSDVVIGAPAADGVHCLGACTLRNVVWEDVGEDAATFKGEDAGATMTIEGGSAARAEDKVFQHNGAGTVIIRNFAVSGFGKLYRACGNCGNNPQERHVRLENVTATAPGGSLAGINVNYGDTATFSGITVAGDREMEICGWYEGVTDGEPDHVGSGPSDQCKYDPDDIRYE
- a CDS encoding DUF4186 domain-containing protein, which produces MDDIDDRIDVIARHPFRAKFHLRGRERATAELRDMRTLRLHARELIFKRLAPAAPYKDGKQTPYRGHPVFVAQHATATCCRTCLQRWHDVPKGRELTREEQTYVVDVICRWIERELAA